From Cryomorphaceae bacterium, a single genomic window includes:
- a CDS encoding NifU family protein, with product MTPETMIPTNVYAEMTPNPRTMKFVADRLLIEGNAVAEFASAAEA from the coding sequence TTGACACCTGAAACGATGATTCCTACCAATGTATATGCAGAAATGACGCCCAATCCGCGAACCATGAAGTTTGTGGCAGACAGGCTACTTATAGAAGGAAACGCCGTGGCTGAATTTGCGTCGGCAGCTGAGGC